GTCTTGGACAcatcagaccactggctgtccttgtaactagtcacaatatactacttcacccttaaaaccattgcatAGAAACCACATTAAGCCACTGGAATTAGATGTaatttggttgtcatggcaatggcaTAAGTTATTTGTATATCAACAGCAAACATAATGCTTTGCActctaaaattaggggaaatttatgacaaaatgcagattctaaactgtttttcgatcaaatttggtactttggtaatttggtatcattaaattcaagcattaccaaggcaacctcaaattttatcattctaatgaactaatgcgaaccactgtaatctttgttcaaaattaattgactgggtcaaaccttgagttaatggattgcattttccacctgtccattatcatgtcaaccatgttatttttttcaaattagatgttatttggttgccatgacaatggcttaAGCTATAATTTGAATGTTAACAGGAAACATATCCATTCTtaccctaaaattaggggaaatgaaaggaaaaaatcagattctacagatTTTCTGATCAAAACTGGTACTTTTCTTGGGGAAATGAgtagttgctatggcaacaggtcaTTTGCAACGTTGATGTTTATCGAATTCAATTATTACCAAGGCAacttcaatgtttatcattcttaGAATGATAAATAGTTCATGTAGAACACTCATTGTATTGTTTCCCCTAGATTAATTGAGGTCAATCCTGATGCATACAGTGATGCACATCAAgtgaattttcattgtatttttcacctgtccatatccttgtcatccatgttttttttttaattagatgttatctggttgccatggcaatggcttaagatgttatatttataaatttagtcacatatatatctcgattagtaccttaaaattattgaaaatggaaagatGATCATACATGTCTAAATtctaattcaatatttttacctttctagagggaaataagctgttgccatggcaacgagccctttgtaacattttaaaaagaatttaatccaagtgttaccaaggcaacataagttcatatctttttaaagaactcctgcagaacattttaagtactttttgttcaaatgagggggtcaaaagttaagcatacagattaagtcaattctaattgtattttccacctgtccattgtgttgtcaaccatgttattttttttttcaaattagattaatttggttgccatgacaatggcttcagatattgtttgtatgttaacagcaaacatatcaaTTCTTACCAttaaattaggggaaatgaaagaaaaatcagagtcCAAAGTCCTTTTTCTaatcaaaactagaactttttTGCGTAAATgagccgttgctatggcaacaggtcatttgcaacattgatatttatcgttgaattcaagtgtAACTAAggtaacatcaatgtttatcattctaattagttcatgaagaacactcactgtatactgtttcccctaaattaattgaatAGGTCAAAACTTATGCATAAAAGTTATTTTCATTGGATTTTTCACCTATCCATAACCCTGTCATCCctgtcattgattttttttaattagatgttatttggttgccatggcaatggcttaagatgttatatttataaatgcagtcacaaacatatatttttattagttccttaaaaatattgaaaatggaatgatgatcgtattctacatttttatcaatattttcacctttctagagggaaatatgctgttgccatggcaacgggatctttgcaacatttgttttttaattttaattcaagcattaccaaggcaacataatgttttatctttataaagaactcctgcagaacactttctgtatttttttgttcaaatgagggggtcaaaacttaagcatacagattaagtcatttccagttgtattttccacctgtccattgtcttgttaaccatttaatttgtgtaaattgatgttatttggttgccatggcaacggcttgagatgtagtttatacattgagcaaccaaaatatcattgttcaacactgtaaaattaggggaaattaaagataaatcctattctacaacgtttttttaatcagtttttttatttttctggggaaaaacaagtcgttgccatggcaacggaccaattggaactatcttgttaattttgaatgtttctaaattttatatatattcatttgggagcttaaaaattatcattttggtcatctatatcatgtttatttaccatttacatgggaatgtatgtcatttttgagaaattaatccgttgccatggcaacggccgaaaatggcattttaaaatttacctcccatctttaaaataaatcttagggCATATActtatacttgtgaaagtttcatgctttagtcaaaatttgcacaattgttcggctaatccgctctactatgtTATGTATTCTTGACCCACAAGCCTCACATGATGAATCTTGGTAGCACGTGTATATTATGAATTACACACAGATTACATGTGTTGATAATTTTTCAATACTTTTAAAGCTCTCGGCTCCTAGAGGCTAGACCTTTATTAATGTGAGCATGAACTTCTCCCTGGAACTTCTGCAGACGTGGACGTCCAGTTGACACCACTTCCCTCGTTTGTTTCATATTACTCCAGCCAGCACAAGtctaaaataattgtaaaatgataaagacaaaaGTATGAGAATATAGACGTAAAAATTTTAATTTGGAGGTTGGAGCACGGACGGTGTCGTCCGCGTCTAGCTACATCAACAAAACGGCGCATGGACGGACTTCCCCCATGAGTTTCCCGTATCCGCAAGACCAATGTCCGCTCCGTCATCGATCAATCCGGCTGCTTTCAGGATGTTTAGCAGATATTAAAGGCAAGGGCATTCAGTAAGCCAGCCTTCCTTTTAAAATACAACATGGGTGTACCGACTCTGATCTATAAAACTGGTGGTGCAGCTGTCATTCCAGGCATTTCAGAAGCAGGTAAATAATCAAGACAAGTTGatcattgaatgattgattaatATACTctataatattaatatatacatatatgatataggcctagcactcattcaatgaacaaggttatgattagacaggaataaccgtagTTTCTGGGGATTtgttcaacaatttctgacattttactatcatccccatcccatgtattggtgagtgagccaacgcagttcagcagaacaaccaaaatacagacaCTAAACTGTAGCTTTTGGTccaggttatgatataaccttgttctcagttacatctcgatctatgtgtggcaaaataaggttgaCAATGTAtggattattttctctttttcttttggacaaatgcttgatttttttacactgtcagtttccattacagcttTTCATTATATAGCTTGGCTCTTgacttaagtaaatttgattctttaaattatttttttcttaattaaaaatagagataaaaaaatgtaaattttcttgccatattactttccaccaatagagggcgtacacaaaaatatgcccaaaaatcaagtttttgagcgctcaggtgaatacaaaattattcccaagttgctaatgaaaaataaattgcagctgtatggaaattagtaattttggtcacaaaagtgatattgtaattattttttaaagtgtgtgctctctacaacattggcataccatagtcctacctgtagattccccataggcaggatggttgcagtgaacaagtggccTATACtatccccgggggggccacttacattgacgagtggataccatgcgcgaccaaaaaaacacgtaaaaaggatgtctttttcacgatagggcacgttacgtacgtaacgtgataagggtgtcaaaaacacaaaaataataaaaaagggtatctatttcgctaggacaattacgtgtttagggtcgaatttgcggggatgataaaacaaaattaaaatgttttataaaggatgtcctttttgccccaacacttcgtgtttagagtccaatttgcgcgaggtgtagaagatggggtcgtactaaaccaaattaggtaaagccgacgaccgaaggacccgtaacaataaaacattcctgtacttgtttaggggttcatttcagggaatatttgccaagagtatcgttttgtttccaatacttgttaagggtagggtttcacacgccaatacatgttaaggggtgcattttcagaatatggaaattacgtgtttagggtgcttttcgagacccattggtcgcgcatggtatccactcgtgaatggaactGGCCCCCCCGGGATACTATCGTGGAGTTCTGGTATCattattgatgaaataattCCCTAGAACAAATAAAGCTCTCTGGGTTAGTAAATCATGTGAATTAAGTGAGTAGCTGTCACACACTCGTATACCGGTAGTACAGTCGTGCAGCTCTTGCTACCCTTATGGCAATTGCACTGCCAGTAATAACGCAGTACTATTGAAATTTTAATGCAATTGTCATTCCTATTTAGGCATTGAAGTTTATCTGAAATTCAGGGTGAATTTGAAATAGGGGCCTTACGTTaggtagacaggaataaccatcgtttctggggatttccttaacaatttctgacatttcactataatccccattcaccATGTATTGGTGAGTAAAGTCAatgtagttcagcggaacaaccaaaatacagagactgaagcttttggtctaaacGTTAGGTTGAAAGTACCTCTtaacctagaccaaaagcttcggtctctgtcaattatgttggttgttccgctgaacttaATTGGCTCCACTccccaaatacagagaccgaagttctagctcgatctgtacagggactcaatggccatatgtttatgtataaagttcggataaaactgggaagtgaagttgcgagACAGCCGGAGTAAGTCACTGTTAttcccccttttaagtttatttctccccgttttggtgcatttcaggccaaaacggaataataatctttattttggtacagttctttttataaatttttatgaaataaagacaaaaatcgatgagccccatcagggggaatttgcattgttaaccccctaatggtggctgcacgatagcgagccgtctgtgtacgaggagaaattaaaaaaaataaaaatgttaaataactccttgaaacagacggctgccagctgtctgcTCTTGACCTAGATAGATAGGAGTCCAACATTGTATATTGATAGGGTACATTGAATAAGAAGATTTACAATATTGAATAGGAATATTTGAACCATCTACCGTATGTGTGCATTTCATTCAGATactaggttttttttatttaggacTTCCGCAGGTCTCTAACATTGTTTGCAATAACCTTTGCAATTTAATTTGGCAAAATAGCATTGaatgtttgaaatatttgaatatctTTCGTACAAATATTTCAATGGTAAATTtgatacatgtaatttcttGACCTAGCCATGGTATAGCTTATAATATCTACTTTATAGGACTGACGTCACCATAAGGCCACAgaataaattacttttttttgccattacttttatttaatttatgttCACATAAAATGGAAATTATAAAGCTGTCGAGATCACGTAGTAGTTCTTGATAAACAATGTACCTTATTTCATGTTGGTTTCTGGCCTGATTTTGAGTCCATATTTGCTTTgtaatatgatattttattaacaGAACATGCTGTATATTTTTCTAATGTGATTGACCTGTATGAGGAAGATTGCAATTAATATTATTGACTTGTTATTGTAGATAGCTGGTATTGCTTACACCTCAGGACCCTTGTGTGGTTGAACTATTTTGCTCTACCGTACCTTTATTGCACAAGTAGGAGTGGATGATGTATTATCAAACatggttttttgtctcacctgcatagcagagtgagactataggcgccgcttttccgacggcggcggcggcggcgacggcggcgtcaacaccaaatcttaacctgaggttaagtttttgaaatgacagcataacttagaaagtatatggacctagttcatgaaacttggccataaggttaatcaagtattactgaacatcctgcctgagtttcatgtcacatgaccaaggtcaaaggtcatttagggtcaatgaacttagaccatgttgggggaatcaacatcaaaatcttaacctaaggttaagtttttgaaatgtcatcataacttagaaaatatatggacctagttcatgaaacttatacataaggttaatcaagtatcactgaacatcctgcatgagtttcacgtcacatgaccaaggtcaaaggtcatttagggtcaatgaactttggccgaattaggggtatctgttgaattaccatcataactttgaaagtttatggatctgattcatgaaacttggacataatagtaatcaagtattactgaacatcctgtgcaagtttcaggtcacatgatcaaggtcaaaggtcatttagggtcaatgaactttggccaaattggggtatttgttgaattacagccataaatttgaaagtgtgttggtctagttcataaaacttggacataatagtaatcaagtatcactaaacatcctgtgtgagtttcaggtcacatgatcaaggtcaaaggtcatgtaaggtcaaagaactttggccacgttgggggtatttgttgaattgccatcatatctctaaagtgtattggtctagttcataaaacgtggaaataagagtaaccaagtatcactgaacatcttgtgcgagttatagtagttttcaaaatcagcactgctgctatattgaatcgcgtgatgcaggtgagacggccagaggcattccacttgtttttaatgTATGTCCTCATTGTCCTGATGATATAATGTTCTTAACATTATTTTTCTTGAGTTGTCAATTTCTTTTGAAGATAATTCAAGACaatcttgtttgtttttctttcacaGCAAGCAAGCTGGAAAAACCAAAGGTGAACAGATTGTTTCTGCCCTTCAAAGCTGTTTACTTTTGGCTGTGGTCAGGTGAGTTGAGTTGAATTTTTAATGTACCACAATACTTGGAATTTAGTGCATGGCCATACACAGGggtgccccccaaaaaaattccttcaatttaatttttttaatggaaaagtgCCCCCATGACTACCTTGTTCGCTTCTTTCCCTGGCTTTTcaagtttctttttaaaaattatgcaTCTTGCCTTGCCCccccaccccagaaaaaattccCGCATACGGCTATGATCCATTGTACATAACTATTTATTGTTACATCTGGCAAAATATATCTATTTCATACAAACTTACAGCTTGAATAAAGGGGacgttcaccctgaagaaaagtttgttgtaaaaatagcagaaaaaataatagaaaatataggtgaaggtAGACCTGAGAAAAATctgttaaagattaagaaagttattagaattttaagtttggatttatgacatcataaacgagcagctgcttcatatgttatgtaatataaaatgcatgaaatccATTTTTTAAATGGTTCCCGATtactcatttttgttttcttttcatggtCGGGTTTGAgttgatttgtctattgatatacgaaaggtacagtaaaaacatttacaattttctgagaaaatgacatttcattgatttttttaccatttgctAACAGGAATGCTGCtggcatatgacatcacaaatcaaataattgagaTTCTTATATggtaactttttaattcttttgtggattttttctcaaactttcggcaatatttttgtctcaccagcatagcagagtgagactataggcgccgcttttccgacggcggcggcggcgtcaacaccaaatcttaacctaaggttaagtttttgaaatgacagcataacttagaaagtatatggacctagttcatgaaacttggccataaggttaatcaagtattactgaacatcctgcctgagtttcatgtcacatgaccaaggtcaaaggtcatttagggtcaatgaactttggccgaattgggggtatctgttgaattaccatcataactttgaaagtttatggatctgattcatgaaacttggacataatagtaatcaagtatcactgaacatcctgtgcaagtttcaggtcacatgattaaggtcaaatgtcatttggggtcattgaactttggctaaattgggggtatttgttgaattaccatcataactttgaaagtatattggtctagttcataaaacttggacataagagtaatcaagtatcactgaacatcctgtgcgcatgaAAAGCCTTTGTTATGGAAAACCGGCTAGAATATACACTCTAATTATTTAGCTTTAATTTtgctgtaaatttttttttgttgaaatataaatttcatttgacATCTCTGATTTAATACCCTTTATAAATATACcatatttttatacaaaatattaatatttggtTTTCGCTTATTACCCTTAGGTAGTGCATGTATCATGCCTTTCTTCCCAGTCTACATGACATATGTTGGACTCAGCACCATCCAGACAGGTCTCATCCAAGGTTTGGTCCCATTTGTAGGGAGTGTTGCAGGACCATTCTGGGGAAGTCTTGCTGACAAATCAGGCAAACACAAGACTATCATGCTCAGCAGTATGATAGTGTCAGCCATCATCTACGGAAGTCTGGTTTTTCTACCTCTGTTGAATCATGACAAGGCTGAAGTGGCCTGGACAAATATCACCAATGCTACAGATGGAAACTTTATTCCATTGGAGGTTGTAAACAGTGTGGAGTTCTTGCAAGACACGAGAGACTCTGATAGTTTTGTTCACAATAGCAGGGATTGTCATGAGGTTGACAATAGTTTAAAGGTTAATTTAGGACATTGTTTTCAAATGATGTTTTTCAGTAATAATACAGGTACCGGTATTCAAAATAATTGGACAGATAATAATTTAGATGTGAAAGGGTGCAACGTTTGTCTATTGTGCAATGATATCAAAGTGGAATTTTTCAAAAAGAGTTATACTTTAAGTGATAAGTGTCATCGAATGTATACCATAGCTGTTTCAAAGTGCTCTTCAGTGTGTAGCACATCTAGTAGTGATCATAGCTTACATCTATCAAGAACTATTAAGCTAGGAATCCTTTATCAGGATGAACCAGTTTCTTTTAATTCACAACCATTCAACAAGAGTACCACTGCCATGTTTGCCACCATGATGGCAATGGTCTTCACTGGTCGTTTCTTCAAGAGTCCCATCGTACCGATCCTAGATTCTACCACGATGATGCTTGTTAAGGAGCTCAAGGAGGTTGGCATTGAGGCGGACTATGGGAGACAGAGGCTATGGGGCGCTGTTGCCTGGGGCACTGTGTCCCCCCTAGCAGGATTCCTCATAGATTTCTATGCTGCCAATGTTCCTTCATTTAATCAATACCTTCCAGGATTCTGCATGTATGTCCTTGTCTACTTCCTGGCCTTTGTCACTGCCACCTGCATCAAGGTACCAAGGCATAACCCTCCTGCACAATCCGTCTCCAGGAATATATGTGCAATCCTCTGTAAAGCCAACATCTTAGTCTTCTTAATTGCCATTGGAGTCACTGGAATATCTGTTGGGTTACTTACTACATACCTCTTTCTTTTCATTGCTGAGCTCTCAGGGTCACATACATTGATGGGTCTCACTTTAACCCTGACCTGCGTGTCTGAAGTCCCATTCATGTACTTTGCCACCAAGCTCATTGA
This is a stretch of genomic DNA from Lytechinus pictus isolate F3 Inbred unplaced genomic scaffold, Lp3.0 scaffold_19, whole genome shotgun sequence. It encodes these proteins:
- the LOC129260894 gene encoding major facilitator superfamily domain-containing protein 6-like produces the protein MGVPTLIYKTGGAAVIPGISEAASKLEKPKVNRLFLPFKAVYFWLWSGSACIMPFFPVYMTYVGLSTIQTGLIQGLVPFVGSVAGPFWGSLADKSGKHKTIMLSSMIVSAIIYGSLVFLPLLNHDKAEVAWTNITNATDGNFIPLEVVNSVEFLQDTRDSDSFVHNSRDCHEVDNSLKVNLGHCFQMMFFSNNTGTGIQNNWTDNNLDVKGCNVCLLCNDIKVEFFKKSYTLSDKCHRMYTIAVSKCSSVCSTSSSDHSLHLSRTIKLGILYQDEPVSFNSQPFNKSTTAMFATMMAMVFTGRFFKSPIVPILDSTTMMLVKELKEVGIEADYGRQRLWGAVAWGTVSPLAGFLIDFYAANVPSFNQYLPGFCMYVLVYFLAFVTATCIKVPRHNPPAQSVSRNICAILCKANILVFLIAIGVTGISVGLLTTYLFLFIAELSGSHTLMGLTLTLTCVSEVPFMYFATKLIEKLGHRGVITLTLFCYALRFGGYSLLQNPWLVLPIELLHGVTFGALWPTITSFCILMAPEGMATTMQTLATSAKTGFGMGIGTIGGGVIYHVYGARNLFRGAAILCLATMIIYWPISFCLDRREARVNRQIQYEEIS